One window of the Caldisericaceae bacterium genome contains the following:
- the hutU gene encoding urocanate hydratase: IKIALENKEKGTPISIGLHANIVDILPKMIKDGFIPDIVTDQTAAHDPLNGYIPKGLSVEEASIIRKQEKDGYLKRVYESMVEHVNAIVEMKKAGSKVFEYGNNLRRNAYDHGAEDAFEIPGYVPEYIRPLFAEGKGPFRWAALSGDPEDIYTTDEVVLNLFPYDEHLKKWIDLAHKKVHFQGLPARICWLGQGERETFGLEINKLLKEGKLKAPIVIGRDHHDTGSVASPYRETEKMLDGSDAIADWPILNALLNASSGATWVSVHHGGGVGIGYSIHAGFVVVADGTDLAHEKISRVLHNDPASGVVRHADAGYEIAIQTAKKHGIKMPMLDNTKKNKS, translated from the coding sequence ATTAAGATTGCTTTGGAAAATAAAGAAAAAGGAACACCAATATCAATTGGCCTTCATGCAAATATTGTAGATATCTTACCTAAAATGATTAAAGATGGTTTCATACCAGATATTGTAACTGACCAAACTGCAGCACATGATCCTCTTAATGGGTATATCCCGAAAGGTTTAAGTGTTGAAGAAGCAAGCATAATAAGGAAACAGGAAAAAGATGGATATCTAAAAAGAGTGTATGAATCAATGGTAGAGCACGTAAATGCTATTGTTGAAATGAAAAAGGCGGGTTCAAAAGTATTTGAATACGGAAATAACCTTAGAAGGAATGCCTACGACCATGGAGCAGAGGATGCTTTTGAAATTCCTGGATATGTTCCAGAATACATTAGACCACTTTTTGCGGAAGGTAAAGGTCCTTTTAGATGGGCTGCTTTATCTGGAGATCCAGAGGACATCTACACTACAGATGAAGTTGTCTTGAATCTTTTCCCATATGATGAGCACTTAAAGAAATGGATAGATCTTGCCCACAAAAAAGTGCACTTCCAGGGACTTCCCGCAAGGATATGCTGGCTTGGACAAGGAGAAAGAGAAACATTTGGACTTGAGATTAATAAACTTTTAAAAGAAGGGAAACTAAAGGCACCAATTGTAATAGGTAGAGACCACCACGATACTGGATCTGTTGCCTCTCCATACAGGGAAACTGAAAAGATGCTTGATGGTTCAGATGCAATAGCAGATTGGCCTATTTTAAACGCCCTACTCAATGCATCATCTGGAGCGACATGGGTATCAGTCCATCATGGTGGAGGAGTAGGAATTGGATATTCAATACATGCAGGCTTTGTAGTAGTTGCAGACGGAACAGACCTTGCACATGAAAAAATATCAAGGGTCCTCCATAATGATCCAGCAAGCGGTGTTGTTCGACATGCAGATGCAGGCTATGAAATAGCCATTCAAACAGCAAAAAAGCATGGTATTAAGATGCCTATGCTTGATAATACTAAGAAGAATAAATCTTAA